One genomic region from bacterium encodes:
- a CDS encoding CoA transferase, which produces MTSAAPPAGPLVGVRVLDLGNMIAGPTCSRVLADLGADVIKVEQPARGDPVRGWRSQYEGHSLLWKVVSRGKRAITLDLHHEEGQRLCRRLYGVVDIVVENFRPGVLERWGLAYTQVEEAYPHLVMVRISGYGQTGPYRDRAGFGGVAEAVAGVRFLTGYPDRPPTRVGFALADSVAGLYGACAALAALEERRRSGRGQEIDVALTEATFSLLDDLLPAYQKLGIIGRRHGTGLPGVAPSSIYPTRDGQYVVIGANNDNVFRRLATLMGRTDWLADPELADDQGRGRRQAELDEEIAAWTRELSLAEVDGHLARAGVPAGPVYDIAGICRDRQFRDRGMIVEVEDPDVGTLALPGIVPKLSRTPGAIAWAGPRMGAHNDEVYGRLLGLSPAEIDGLRRRGVI; this is translated from the coding sequence ATGACATCTGCGGCCCCGCCGGCCGGCCCGCTCGTGGGGGTACGGGTGTTGGACCTCGGCAACATGATCGCGGGGCCTACGTGTAGTCGGGTGCTCGCGGATCTCGGCGCAGACGTCATCAAAGTCGAGCAGCCCGCCCGGGGCGATCCCGTGCGGGGGTGGCGGAGTCAATACGAGGGCCACTCCCTTCTCTGGAAAGTCGTCTCCCGGGGCAAGCGGGCCATTACGCTCGATCTCCATCACGAGGAAGGGCAGCGGCTGTGCCGCCGGCTCTACGGTGTCGTCGATATCGTCGTCGAGAACTTCCGGCCGGGGGTGCTGGAGCGCTGGGGGCTGGCCTACACTCAGGTGGAGGAGGCCTATCCCCATCTCGTCATGGTGCGCATCAGCGGGTACGGACAGACCGGACCCTACCGCGATCGCGCGGGGTTCGGGGGGGTGGCGGAGGCGGTTGCAGGCGTGCGGTTCTTGACCGGGTACCCGGACCGGCCGCCGACGCGGGTGGGGTTCGCGCTTGCGGACTCCGTAGCCGGGCTCTATGGAGCGTGCGCGGCGCTGGCGGCCCTGGAGGAGCGCCGCCGCAGCGGCCGCGGGCAGGAGATTGACGTCGCGCTCACGGAGGCAACCTTCAGCCTCCTCGACGATCTCCTACCCGCCTACCAGAAGCTTGGCATCATCGGACGGCGGCACGGCACCGGCCTGCCCGGGGTCGCCCCGAGCAGCATCTACCCGACCCGCGACGGCCAGTACGTCGTCATCGGCGCCAACAACGACAATGTGTTCCGCCGGCTCGCCACGCTCATGGGCCGGACCGACTGGCTGGCGGATCCGGAGCTGGCCGACGATCAAGGGCGCGGGCGCAGGCAGGCCGAGTTGGACGAAGAGATCGCGGCGTGGACCCGCGAGCTGTCCCTCGCCGAGGTCGACGGCCACCTGGCGAGGGCCGGTGTGCCCGCGGGCCCCGTCTACGACATCGCCGGCATCTGCCGGGATCGTCAATTTCGCGATCGGGGGATGATCGTCGAGGTTGAGGATCCGGACGTCGGGACCCTTGCGCTCCCGGGGATCGTGCCCAAGCTCAGCCGGACTCCCGGCGCGATCGCATGGGCGGGGCCGCGGATGGGGGCGCACAACGACGAGGTGTACGGCCGCCTCCTTGGGCTGTCGCCGGCT